In the Pirellulales bacterium genome, one interval contains:
- a CDS encoding phosphoribosylaminoimidazolesuccinocarboxamide synthase yields MHHAAIVETHLPGLPVRRGKVRDVYDLGDRLLIVATDRISAFDWILSPGIPDKGRVLTQLSRFWFERVPVEHHLLSTEPTADDLPEGIDLRPLAGRSMLVRKTDVVPFECVVRGYLAGSGWKEYRATQSVCGVQLPAGLLESSRLPEPIFTPATKAVSGHDENVSFEYMAASIGRELAEQLRTASLAVYHQGAELAATRGILLADTKFEWGLVAGHPILIDEVLTPDSSRFWPADGYQPGRSQPSFDKQFVRDWLETTTWDKNSPPPELPEEVVRQTRAKYIEAYERLTGFRFV; encoded by the coding sequence ATGCATCACGCGGCAATCGTCGAAACACACCTCCCAGGCCTGCCCGTCCGGCGAGGCAAGGTCCGTGACGTTTATGACCTGGGCGACCGGCTGCTGATCGTGGCCACCGATCGCATCAGCGCGTTCGATTGGATTCTCTCGCCGGGAATCCCGGACAAGGGACGCGTCTTGACCCAGTTGAGCCGGTTCTGGTTCGAACGCGTGCCGGTCGAACATCACCTGCTGTCGACCGAACCGACGGCCGATGACCTGCCCGAGGGCATCGATCTGCGCCCGCTGGCCGGCCGATCGATGCTGGTGCGCAAGACCGACGTCGTGCCGTTCGAGTGCGTGGTTCGCGGCTACCTCGCCGGGTCGGGCTGGAAGGAATATCGCGCGACGCAGAGCGTCTGCGGAGTCCAGCTTCCAGCCGGGCTGCTGGAAAGCTCACGGCTGCCCGAGCCGATCTTCACGCCGGCAACCAAGGCCGTCAGCGGTCATGACGAGAACGTGAGTTTCGAGTACATGGCCGCGTCGATCGGCCGCGAGTTGGCCGAGCAATTGCGCACCGCCAGCCTGGCCGTCTATCACCAAGGCGCCGAACTCGCCGCGACCCGCGGCATTCTCTTGGCCGACACGAAATTTGAATGGGGCCTGGTCGCAGGGCACCCCATTTTGATCGACGAGGTGCTGACGCCGGACAGTTCGCGTTTCTGGCCGGCCGACGGCTACCAACCTGGCCGTAGCCAGCCCTCGTTCGACAAGCAGTTCGTCCGCGACTGGCTCGAAACGACCACCTGGGACAAGAACAGCCCGCCCCCCGAACTGCCGGAAGAGGTCGTCCGTCAAACGCGCGCCAAGTACATCGAGGCATACGAACGGCTGACCGGTTTCCGCTTCGTGTAG
- a CDS encoding endo-1,4-beta-xylanase, translating into MGVMRFLVFPPERLTEAATERVYVSGADLVPWQGRVSYADGVLTVERSISESGSLHVPWSVSGYGELILNTATLIERAQPYVLEVELARGKLNQVRNQLAEWQAIGLAVPSELSERLHAAHERFATAVTAQDDPAAGHGLAEHALSLALEASDLLVRTYTDQALAARRRQASRLPAAFGMQLGAESIDEAKGRRLLAAFSSATVTLPWREIESTEGNYRWDPFDAQIAWCRQHQLPVTGGPLLRLDARGLPDWIYLWEGDFDNLLSIISDYVETAVTRYRGQVESWIFAGRVSAEEMLGLSEEDRLRLVARVLELVRQLDPGAPAILRIDQPWAEYLGRVELDLSPLHFADTLVRSGLGVAEIELELNIGYAPQGTGRRDWLDFSRLFDLWACLGIPLRAVLTCASSDRVDHKATSTARPLAEGPPGGWSPQSQQRLLERLAALLLAKPAVRTISWGAVLDSASHEFPWSGLFDTTGQAKPALASLAALRRVHLQ; encoded by the coding sequence ATGGGCGTAATGCGGTTCCTGGTCTTCCCCCCGGAGAGGCTCACGGAAGCAGCGACCGAACGAGTCTATGTTTCCGGCGCAGACCTGGTCCCCTGGCAAGGCCGGGTGAGCTACGCCGATGGCGTGCTCACGGTCGAGCGATCCATCAGTGAATCGGGGAGCCTGCATGTCCCGTGGAGCGTGTCGGGCTACGGCGAGCTGATCCTCAATACGGCCACGCTGATCGAGCGCGCGCAGCCTTACGTGCTCGAGGTTGAACTGGCGCGCGGCAAGCTCAACCAGGTACGCAATCAACTGGCCGAGTGGCAGGCCATTGGCCTGGCCGTACCGTCGGAATTAAGCGAACGCCTGCATGCCGCGCACGAGCGGTTTGCCACGGCGGTCACGGCTCAAGACGATCCGGCCGCGGGCCATGGTCTGGCCGAACACGCGCTGAGCCTGGCGCTTGAGGCCTCGGACCTGCTGGTCCGGACGTATACCGATCAAGCGCTCGCCGCGCGACGACGTCAGGCCAGCCGACTGCCGGCCGCGTTCGGCATGCAACTGGGGGCCGAGTCGATTGACGAGGCCAAAGGTCGACGACTGTTGGCTGCCTTCAGTTCGGCCACCGTGACGCTCCCGTGGCGCGAGATCGAAAGCACCGAGGGTAACTATCGCTGGGACCCCTTCGACGCACAAATCGCCTGGTGCCGGCAGCACCAATTGCCCGTTACCGGGGGGCCGCTATTGCGCTTGGACGCCCGCGGGCTGCCCGATTGGATCTACCTCTGGGAAGGCGACTTTGACAACCTGTTATCCATCATCAGCGACTATGTCGAGACGGCCGTGACCCGCTATCGCGGGCAGGTTGAGAGCTGGATTTTTGCCGGGCGCGTCAGTGCCGAGGAAATGCTCGGGTTGTCCGAGGAAGATCGACTGCGGTTGGTGGCCCGCGTGCTCGAACTCGTGCGGCAACTGGACCCGGGCGCCCCGGCAATCTTGCGCATCGATCAACCGTGGGCCGAATACTTAGGTCGCGTCGAGCTCGATCTGTCGCCGTTGCATTTTGCCGACACGCTGGTCCGCTCGGGCCTGGGGGTGGCTGAAATCGAGTTGGAATTGAACATCGGCTATGCGCCTCAGGGAACGGGTCGGCGCGATTGGCTCGATTTCAGCCGGTTGTTCGACCTATGGGCCTGTCTGGGAATCCCGCTGCGCGCGGTCCTGACGTGCGCGAGCTCGGATCGCGTGGATCACAAGGCGACATCGACCGCGCGGCCCCTTGCCGAAGGGCCGCCAGGGGGCTGGTCGCCGCAGTCGCAGCAGCGCTTGCTCGAACGCCTGGCCGCGCTGCTGCTGGCCAAGCCTGCCGTGCGGACGATTAGCTGGGGCGCCGTGCTCGATTCGGCCTCGCACGAGTTTCCCTGGTCGGGCCTGTTCGATACAACGGGGCAAGCCAAGCCGGCGCTGGCCTCGCTCGCCGCGCTGCGCAGGGTTCATCTGCAATAG
- the aroC gene encoding chorismate synthase: protein MRYWTAGESHGKALLALIDGFPAGLTIDTATIDRELRRRQGGYGRGGRQRIETDQVDVLTGVWQGSTIGSPIALQVVNKDYKLERMADLERPRPGHGDLTGAIKYLGSIRGVLERASARETTVRVAAGALAQQLLAVFGIRAFGYVVELGGVRIDPRPGTLDEQLAWRDASELYTCNPARDAELKELIDRCGKEGDTLGGVLEIRVEGLPFGLGTHAQWDRKLDGRLAQAVMAVQAIKGVEIGLGFEAARRRGSQVHDPIQFDAAHSDAANLGYERPTNNAGGLEAGMTNGQPLVIRAAKKPISTLRKPLESINLRTRQPESAAYERSDVCAVPAASVILENVVAFEVAAALIDKFGGDSLEEMQARYALFQDLARQHRG, encoded by the coding sequence TTGCGCTATTGGACGGCAGGTGAATCGCACGGCAAGGCACTGCTTGCCTTGATCGACGGTTTTCCTGCCGGACTCACCATCGACACGGCCACGATCGACCGCGAGTTGCGACGTCGCCAAGGCGGCTACGGCCGCGGCGGCCGGCAGCGCATCGAAACCGATCAGGTCGATGTGCTGACCGGCGTATGGCAAGGCAGCACGATCGGCAGTCCCATCGCGCTGCAGGTCGTCAACAAGGACTACAAACTCGAACGCATGGCCGACCTCGAACGGCCGCGCCCCGGTCACGGCGATCTGACCGGCGCCATCAAGTACCTGGGCTCGATCCGCGGCGTACTCGAACGAGCCAGTGCGCGCGAAACGACCGTCCGCGTAGCGGCCGGTGCCCTGGCTCAGCAACTGCTGGCGGTGTTTGGCATTCGCGCGTTCGGCTACGTCGTCGAATTGGGTGGCGTGCGCATCGATCCACGCCCTGGTACGCTCGACGAGCAACTCGCCTGGCGCGACGCGAGCGAACTTTATACCTGCAACCCCGCGCGAGACGCCGAACTCAAAGAGCTGATCGACCGCTGCGGTAAGGAAGGCGACACCCTCGGCGGCGTGCTGGAAATCCGCGTCGAAGGGTTGCCCTTTGGTCTCGGCACGCACGCCCAATGGGATCGCAAGCTCGACGGACGGCTGGCCCAGGCCGTGATGGCCGTGCAAGCCATCAAGGGAGTCGAAATCGGGCTCGGTTTCGAGGCGGCACGCCGCCGCGGCTCGCAGGTGCACGACCCGATCCAGTTCGACGCCGCACACAGCGATGCGGCCAACCTGGGCTACGAACGCCCGACGAACAATGCCGGCGGGCTCGAAGCGGGCATGACCAACGGACAGCCGTTGGTGATCCGCGCAGCAAAGAAGCCAATCAGCACGCTGCGCAAACCGCTCGAATCGATCAACCTGCGCACCAGGCAGCCAGAATCGGCCGCTTACGAACGTAGCGACGTCTGCGCGGTGCCCGCGGCGAGCGTGATCCTCGAAAACGTCGTGGCCTTCGAGGTCGCGGCGGCGCTGATCGACAAGTTCGGCGGCGACAGCCTCGAGGAGATGCAAGCTCGGTACGCGCTGTTTCAGGACCTGGCCCGGCAGCATCGCGGATAG